Proteins from a genomic interval of Bradysia coprophila strain Holo2 chromosome X, BU_Bcop_v1, whole genome shotgun sequence:
- the LOC119085628 gene encoding uncharacterized protein LOC119085628, with the protein MDSVAAELMDLLHTANNHEDVVKCYSGIAETFDKIQEALAYVGAKNGVKKCLEIGEVPKTARILDIGAGTGIVGEMLQSMGYENLDALDGCQELLEKSRERNCYRNLFCSFVVPDAELPVEKKAYDLVVMPGVVYPAHILPTAFGQVIKVVKKGGLISWDMMVGQPEAYQKDIGVMFREENFEKYVNSYVDEGLWELVGKYDITFVERPSASLNENAVCYIMRVLK; encoded by the exons ATGGATAGCGTTGCTGCTGAATTAATGGATTTACTCCACACTGCCAATAATCATGAAGATGTTGTGAAATGTTATAGTGGAATTGCTGAGACATTCGACAAAATACAAGAGGCACTGGCATACGTCGGAGCGAAGAACGGCGTGAAGAAATGTCTTGAGATAGGTGAAGTGCCAAAGACGGCACGTATATTGGATATTGGCGCAGGTACCGGAATCGTCGGAGAGATGCTTCAGTCAATGGGATACGAAAATTTGGACGCGCTTGATGGGTGTCAAGAGTTGCTCGAAAAATCACGAGAGAGAAACTGTTATCggaatttgttttgttctttCGTAGTTCCAGATGCGGAATTGCCAGTTGAGAAAAAAGCTTACGACCTTGTCGTCATGCCTGGCGTTGTGTATCCGGCGCATATTCTACCAACCGCATTTGGACAAGTGATAAAAGTAGTTAAAAAAG GTGGATTAATCAGTTGGGACATGATGGTGGGACAACCGGAAGCTTATCAAAAGGATATTGGTGTAATGTTTCGCgaagaaaactttgaaaagtACGTTAACTCATATGTGGATGAAGGACTGTGGGAGCTCGTAGGCAAATATGACATTACTTTCGTGGAGCGTCCGTCAGCGAGCTTAAATGAAAATGCGGTGTGTTATATCATGAGAGTGTTGAAATGA